The Mustela erminea isolate mMusErm1 chromosome 10, mMusErm1.Pri, whole genome shotgun sequence genomic sequence ACATCAGTCCTAGCAGGAGACGGAGGTAGCATAGGGTGGTTACATATcttgcccccagcccccaaccctgGCCCTGAGCTGCTTCTTTGAGTGGGGCAAACAGAACTTTCTCCTCGGGAGATTTGGGGGCCCCTCACTTACCCACCAGGTCCCCTGATATCCACACAGCCTCTGGAGCTGTGCCATCCACAGTATGGGTCCTGAGAAGCCAGGCAGCTCCTGGGGAAACGGAGTCATATGAGGCTCACCGCTCTAATCCCATCCAATGGCCCTGCCCTTGCAGCTCTCACCCTGGCCTGCAGGAGGCCCCTGGCCCCATGTTCCCATCTTGCCCTGTCCCAATGCCTGTTCTAGGCCCTGGGCACTGCCCACCTGCACAATGCCCAGCGCACCCTTCCCTCCCAACCACACCCTGCATTTCCCTGCCACACCTTCCCCCATGCCTGTGTTCCCGGGCTCCTGTTGGCCCTGGGGGGGTCAGGCCCCTCTCACCTCCGACAGGCCCCGTGCCGGGCACACCGGCTGAGAGGGAGGTAGATGATGCAGCCAGAAAAAGCCACAAAGAGCCTGTGACCTTCAGTGTCCAGCTCCAGCCCTATGACCCGCCGTGCCATTTGGGCGGCCCGCTTCCCACTGCACCTAGGGTGAGGCAGGAAGGAATCagagatggggcaggggaggctcCGTTTTCCCTGGGTCAGTTAAAGAACAGAAGGTGGGGAGGTGCCTAAGACTACAACTCCCAGTGTTGCCCCACCACACTACCTAGCTTCTTACCAAACCCCTCTAGCCTATAGCTTCGGCCACGTGGAAGCCAGCGTTGGAGTCCCCACCACATCCCCACACCCCAGTCTACCAGCTCACTTCCCattcctgctctgcagggtgatggtggggggcggggagcactGCCAGACCAAGGCCTCACCTGGAGGGGCTGTAGGCATTGATTTCCTCCAGCAGGATGGGTTCACGTCCTCCCGAGGGCCCCCCCGGGGGCAGCACCTTCAGCACGGTCCCATCATTGGAGCCCAGGAACAGGACTGTGGTGTTCCTGTAGGGACCAGCCCTACCATCCACAGCTAACTGGGTCAGTAGGGCCCTGGAGGGACAGGCCTCAGTCAGGGCCACCCGACGGGTGGAATCCGGAGTGTCTCAAGGACAGTACATGTATCCTGGTGCACACTCCTGggtccttctcccctcccagacGTTCCTTCatacctctctccctcctctcaccAATGTGACTGACCCATGTGAGGTCAGAGGAGAGTGGCTGAGGCATGGGGGTTGGTCAGCAGTTGTTCTTTTAGCAGCATACCTGCTGGTGAGGGTGAGCAGAGGCTGATGGGTGGCTGGTGGCACAGCGGGGTCCAGCAGCGGGTGAGCCTTGATGAAGGTCAGGACTTCATCAGGTAGGTCTCGAGAGGAGGGGAACAAGGCAGCCACACCGACTCCGGCACAGGATCCTGGCCTGGGATGAACACAGGAATGGGCAGCATTAGGACAGGGAGCCGGGGCTCAGTTAGGCTCTGTGCCCCCGACCAACTGCTCTCAGACACGATCGGTAACCCTTGCTCTCTCCCTTTACACAGACGTTCACACTaccgcttcccccctctctgcagCTCACCAGTCCCATGCCAGCCCGCTGAGCCCTCTCCCCATAATCGCACAGACCCTCTCTTCATAATCCCATGTTGGAACTCGCTTCTTGCTTCTGCCCCAACCCCAAAAAAACCACTCTCATCCTGGGTACCTGGGGGAGGGAACCCTGTCCTCAGACACAGGTGTCCAGGCCCCATCCAGACTCCTCTGCTCCTTGAACTTGCCCTCAAACCCATGCTCGATATCATCCAGGTAGAAGGCACAGACCGCAGAGCCAGGGATGCTGAAGGAGCCAGAAAAAGATGCGGGCTAGGTGTTGGAAGGGATCACACGGTCCTCCCAGGTAAGACGGCAGCTAACCTTAAGTACCATGTTAGGGGGCGGAGCCTGAGAGAGCGAGACAGCCCTCTGGAGGCCATGCTGGGAGAAAGAAGGTCAGAACAGCAAACTGGCTTTGAAGGGAGTTTCACCTCCAGGTAGGGGCAACGGGAGGCTTTCAGAGGGGAGCTTAGATGCTGGTGGGACAAGGACAGATTGGACCACATTGGTTAGTCTAGTACTAACCTATTGGTCTGGGTGGTGAAGACCCCAAAGAGAGCGGAGCGGCCATACAAGTCCACAGGCCCAGTTAAGGCCTGTAAGACGTCAAAATAGAAGGTAGAGTCCCCAGGGACAGAGCAGTTGAGCCTCAGCTTCAGGAATGATGTCCAGTGGCGGTCCAAGGCCCGAGGCGAGCCACCCATGTCACGCTTACACACACGGGCGACTCGGGAGAACTGTAcctgggggaggagagcagggGATGCTGAGAACAGTGAGAGCCTCAGGGCCAGCAGGGCAGGATGCGGGTGTTGGGGGTATCTGGGAGCACCAAGGGACAGATGCCAGGGCCACAGCAAAGCAAGGGTATAGTGTGGTAGATCAGACTGGGTCAAGGATGAGGGACACAGCAGGATGTGGGGGCAACTCCAAGTTGGGGCTCAGAGTCCAGGGGATTGTGTGGTGGACATGGGGTTCAGCAGCTCTCCCCTGACTCTGACTGGCTTCTCAGGATCAAGCAGAACTCTCTAGCTACGCCCACTGGGGCCCATATCCTTACCCTTCCCAGCCGGGCATCCTCCACAGAGACCTCCCGGAAAAAGAAGTAGACATGGTCTCCATGCTCCAAGGCGTGGACAAAGTGTGGCTCTGAAAGGGGAAACGGAATGGTATGCTCAGAAACACCTGGCCCCACGCAGCCTCTTGCCTTGGCAAACACGAACCGTACCAGCGGCCATCTGCCCGCTCCCTGCCACAGTCCCTCCCCTGCACCTTCTCCCCACGAGCAGCCAACATCCCCCAGGCCCGGCCCTGACCTCTGAGCCACTTGGAGTCGTACTTGGCGGAGCGGAGTGGGGGCTGAGGCCCGAGGCTTCTGTAAACTACAGCATCACTGGCCTGGAAGTCCGCAGCCGTGGCAGAGTAAAGGCTGCCCTCTGGAGGGGTGGGTAGAGTGGGGTCAGGTGAGGACCCAAGGATCTGGCTCTTCTGGGGTCGCCTAACCCAAGGCTTGGGTCTCCCTTAGCCTGACCCTGTCCCCAGCTCAACCCTGCACTCGGGAACATGGGCAAAGACCAAATCAGAAGGAAGGCTAAGGTCGGAGCCCCCTCCTGCCACAGGCCCGTTTCTTAAACGCCTAGGTGCACACCTGCAAAGACAGCCACGTTGGACTGGGTGGCGTCAAAGGGGCATCGAGCCTGCCCACTCAGCTCTTCACCCTCCTGCTGCAGCGAAGTTAtctggaggcagaaggagcaggttCTTGGAATCCTTGGGGTCTTGGAGTCTGGCTCCACAGCCCACTCCCTCATGTCCCCTtgcctctttcccccaccccttctggaCCCTTGCGCCTGGCACTCCCAATTCTCCACCGTGGCTGGCCCGTCCCCACCAAACTGGTCGCCCATCTTGGGTTCTCTTCCCACTCCCATCCTGACCCCACTGCCACCCGCCTCCGCCTTTGTACCCCATAGCTGCGGCACACGGGGCTGAATGAATTCGTTCCACAGGCAAGGAGTGTCTGAGAGTCCCAGGGAACAAGAACACGAATGTAGTTGTGGCACTCGTCCTAGAGAACCCAAAATTCTAGGTCAGCAACAGGAGTCCCTACGATTGGGACAGGGGGCCCAGGACGTTAGGCCACCTCCCCGCAGCCAGTCATAGCAATGTGGGTAAAGTCCCAAGTAAGCTAATCACTGCCCCGCAACCTCAGGCAAATTCTTGGGCCTGCTGGAGCCTCACTTTCCTGGGAAGGAAGGTGAAAATCATTCATTCCCTTTCCTGCACATTTCCCCCGTGTCCTGAGATGGAAGTGGGTGGGAAAGCGGGCACAGTGCAGGAGCACTTGGACAGAGCCTGGAGGCAGGAAACTCTCCCCTCAGAATTCTCATCCCACTCCTCACCGTCAGCTTTCCCCGTACAGCACAGTTCTCCATGTCTTGACTCCGCCATGTCAGATACTGAGAAGACAAGTAAAGGAGGGAACATCATGGGGCAACCTGGAGGTCCCCTCACATTATGGCTCCTTTTGGAGTCCTCGTCCCCCCTTGCTTTATCCCCACCGGACCGCTCCCAGCCTCATCTCCAAGCCTGCACCTCCTCCCACACGCCCCTCACCTTGTTGGGCACCAGTCCTGTTCCTTCTTCCTGAGCTTGAAGATCGAAGGAGAAAACGTGATCCCTGAAGAGACAGGTAAGGAGGGATCAGAGCCAAGGCAAGGCACCCCACCTGAACTCCTTAGCGCCCACCCTGCTCAGGCTCAGCAGCTCAGAGACAAACAGTGCAGACCTCctgccctctgtcctcccccttaCTCCATGCCTTGGCATTTGTGCCCTGGGTCCAAGCATGTCCATGTCCCATGGCTTGTACACCTGCATGTGTCCCCTGCAAGATACTGCAGTGGCCATGCAGGTCCCATGGCTGCTCAGGAGCATGCATGTTGGCCCCACAACTGTGCCACGGTCAGTTTACCGGGCAGCCACTAGCAAGGTCCGGTTCAAGGTCAGGAATTTCTGAAAGTCCAGCCCAAGTTCTGCAACCACAGCATCATCCTCCAGGCCCCGGAACCAGGATGATAATGGGGAAGTACCTGGAAGACACAGAGATGTGGGGGATGAGGGCCAGCCAGACTTCCCTTCCTCAGTATCCTTCCCAACAAGACAAACCTCAGTCATGGACGTCATGGTAGAGCGAGGTGAGTTGTGAGGTAAAGCTATCAATACAACTATTAAATAATGCTTGTTCACCCTGAGCACTTAACTTCTGCCAACCACCCTGTTAGTACTTGGAATCGCCTAATTTATATACAGCTCTGTGAAGGAAGTACTAATAgtggccccattttacagatgagaagccTATGGCCTTGAGCCATTAAGGAATTCACATAGCTTGATTAGCTTGGAAGTGGCAGGTACTGGGGTTCCGAGTCagatctgtctgactccaaagctgaACTCCGTTCCTTCTGGAGGGGGCAGTGAGGGGGGTGGGCGGTGTGGCGAGTGCTCCTCTCTAGTTCCCACATCGAATGCTGTCCTGTCTGGAGCACTTACTCCATTTCTCCCAGCCCTTAAGGTTCTTCAGAGGCCACCTCAGCCCTCCCCGGTTCCAGCCTCCCCTGACCCACAGGGCATCCACAGGCCAGACCATGGGCCTGACCATGGCGACCAAGATCTTCAGCGCTCCGAGGGAGCTCAGAGTTCAGGGATTGATGTCTTAGCATTTGCAAGGTGCTTAGGCTAGCGTCTGGCACACAAAAGTGCTACTCTTATCCCCCAACCCTCACTCCCAGGGACCCAGCTGCGGTTCTTTCATCCTTAGAGTTACTCAAAATCCTACATATACAACAGGAActtgcaaataaagttttttcttctcagaaaaaaagTGGGTGTATGGTTTCCCTTACAGCAGGACCCCAGCTTAGTTGTGGCACAGATGGTGGAGAGGGAGGTGAGAGGTGTGGGGGCATCACCAAACCAGCCCCAAGCCTTCGTTGTGtaactaataataatagcaaacacacagaaaacactgaGTGTGTGCCAGAGAGCGTTCTCGGCCCTTTCCGAGGATGCCCTCACTTAATCCCTAAATAACTCTAATAAGGGAGAACACTACCTGTTATCTTCATTCTGCAAATGAGGAGACCGAGGCAAAGAAAGGTGAACCACCTCAACCGAGGTCCTGCAGCTCCCAAGCAGCTGGGCAGGGATTCAAACCAGCTAAAGTATGTGGTCCGGCTGGGTTGTCAAGCCCCTAGCTGGGTCTGTGTTGTCAACCCCTGCGCAACAGTGTGGCCTCAGAGTGCAGCAAGTGGGCGCAGCAGCGATGGGCGACAGGCTTGAGTGCCCCCCTCCTCTCCGTCGTCCACTTCCCCCCACTGCCTACCTTCCTGTAcctcacctcccaccctccctcctccctcgcTGGGGTCTTGAGTGCTGAGCTCACACAACAGGGGGGTGGGCCAAGGTCACTCACCTTGCAGGTCAGAggtcagcagagggagggggtccTGGGGAAAGGCCGCCTGGGTGTGGGGAAGTGAGAGcaacagcagcagaagcagcaaagGCATGAAGTGGGGGGCACGGGGCATCCTGTGCGGGGCAGCTCAGGCCCCAGGGGGTACCCCCTCACCCATATGCCAGCcctggaaggagacagagaagagtggGGACGGGGCTGAATCCTTCACCCTTAACACTGGCAGGCTGCTCCCCTGATTTATCCCCAGAAGACCCTGTGGGCTGGGGGAAACAACCCTTTCTCTGGCACTGCGTCGGTCCAAGCCAGCTGTCACTGTCACTCAGGGCGTTTCTCTCTCCAACTGGCCCAGACTGGCTAGTGTGAGGCCTGCAGGCGTGACCCCAGGTAAGGACAGGACACACCCGCTCCCCTTCCAAGCCTTCTCACTcagcctcctctcttctctcctgacTGGGCCTGGGACATTCGGTAGGTGACACCTCCTGGCCCCCCCCTTGCTAACCCCTTCTCAGTTATAATTAGACGCCAAAggcttaaaattataaatagtgACTCCTTGGcactgggaggaggaagagggcactatgtctgcctccccctccctcacagACCCCTGCGGCACCCTGGGAGCCATGCAGGCACTGTGCCCAGGCAGAGGCAGCTGCGAGGAAGCTATCACCCTCGATAGGGGTGAGGAAGAACAGAGTTGGAGGAGGAAACCTAGGGGTCACCATCCTGGTCTAAGTTCATGGTTCAAGGGATCTTCCCATTGCTGGGGAgaagctgggtggggaggagagtggtggtgggggggctgcCTTAGCCAAAAATGAATCTGCATCAAAGCCAGATCAGAGGCTAAATTTAGCTCTGGCTGCAGCTGTCTGCCCGACCACTGTGCCCCCTCCCAGCTTCTCTAGCCCCCTGTTCCCTCCTGGCTCCGAAGAACCAGTGCTCACACTTGCCGAGGAAGAGGAGAACCACCCCCCTACGAGGAACCCGGCAGGGAACTGGCTGTCCTGGTGAGGAGAAACGGCTGCACATGtatgtccctctctcccttccttccctcttcggGCTGCctcaaaatggaaatataaataattcaacGACAGGCAGGCAACGGTAGCCCAAAGTCCAGGAAAAGATGGATATGGTCGAAGGGACGGGAGACAGCCTTCCTTCCCACCAATCAGCACCATGGCCCACCCCCAGCTGACCCAGGTG encodes the following:
- the SEMA6C gene encoding semaphorin-6C isoform X2; its protein translation is MPRAPHFMPLLLLLLLLSLPHTQAAFPQDPLPLLTSDLQGTSPLSSWFRGLEDDAVVAELGLDFQKFLTLNRTLLVAARDHVFSFDLQAQEEGTGLVPNKYLTWRSQDMENCAVRGKLTDECHNYIRVLVPWDSQTLLACGTNSFSPVCRSYGITSLQQEGEELSGQARCPFDATQSNVAVFAEGSLYSATAADFQASDAVVYRSLGPQPPLRSAKYDSKWLREPHFVHALEHGDHVYFFFREVSVEDARLGRVQFSRVARVCKRDMGGSPRALDRHWTSFLKLRLNCSVPGDSTFYFDVLQALTGPVDLYGRSALFGVFTTQTNSIPGSAVCAFYLDDIEHGFEGKFKEQRSLDGAWTPVSEDRVPSPRPGSCAGVGVAALFPSSRDLPDEVLTFIKAHPLLDPAVPPATHQPLLTLTSRALLTQLAVDGRAGPYRNTTVLFLGSNDGTVLKVLPPGGPSGGREPILLEEINAYSPSRCSGKRAAQMARRVIGLELDTEGHRLFVAFSGCIIYLPLSRCARHGACRRSCLASQDPYCGWHSSRGCVDIRGPGGTDVDPTGNQEFTEHSDCQDGATGSQSGTGDSAYVLLGPGPSPETPSPPSDAHPWPQSSTLGAHTQGVRRDLPPASASLSVPIPLLLACAAAAFALGASVSGLLVSCACRRAHRRRSKDVETPGLPRPLSLRSLARLHGAGPELPPSKDGDSAQPPQLYTTFLPPPDGVAPPEVACLPTPESTPELPVKHLRHAGGPWEWNQNGNNAKEGPSRARGVSAAGGPAPRVLVRPPPPGCPGQAVEVTTLEELLRYLHGPQPSRKGAEPPAVAALTSRALPPEPVPTPAPSLFAGSSLLPRECSLPLRLDVPPEGKCAAPSTRPALSAPAPRLGVGSSRRMPFPTHRAPPALLTRVPSGGPSRYCGGPGRHLLYLGRPEGYRGRALKRVDVEKTQLPPKPPLVSPSSQPAVPNGSHFNF
- the SEMA6C gene encoding semaphorin-6C isoform X1, producing the protein MPRAPHFMPLLLLLLLLSLPHTQAAFPQDPLPLLTSDLQGTSPLSSWFRGLEDDAVVAELGLDFQKFLTLNRTLLVAARDHVFSFDLQAQEEGTGLVPNKYLTWRSQDMENCAVRGKLTDECHNYIRVLVPWDSQTLLACGTNSFSPVCRSYGITSLQQEGEELSGQARCPFDATQSNVAVFAEGSLYSATAADFQASDAVVYRSLGPQPPLRSAKYDSKWLREPHFVHALEHGDHVYFFFREVSVEDARLGRVQFSRVARVCKRDMGGSPRALDRHWTSFLKLRLNCSVPGDSTFYFDVLQALTGPVDLYGRSALFGVFTTQTNSIPGSAVCAFYLDDIEHGFEGKFKEQRSLDGAWTPVSEDRVPSPRPGSCAGVGVAALFPSSRDLPDEVLTFIKAHPLLDPAVPPATHQPLLTLTSRALLTQLAVDGRAGPYRNTTVLFLGSNDGTVLKVLPPGGPSGGREPILLEEINAYSPSRCSGKRAAQMARRVIGLELDTEGHRLFVAFSGCIIYLPLSRCARHGACRRSCLASQDPYCGWHSSRGCVDIRGPGGTDVDPTGNQEFTEHSDCQDGATGSQSGTGDSAYVLLGPGPSPETPSPPSDAHPWPQSSTLGAHTQAGVRRDLPPASASLSVPIPLLLACAAAAFALGASVSGLLVSCACRRAHRRRSKDVETPGLPRPLSLRSLARLHGAGPELPPSKDGDSAQPPQLYTTFLPPPDGVAPPEVACLPTPESTPELPVKHLRHAGGPWEWNQNGNNAKEGPSRARGVSAAGGPAPRVLVRPPPPGCPGQAVEVTTLEELLRYLHGPQPSRKGAEPPAVAALTSRALPPEPVPTPAPSLFAGSSLLPRECSLPLRLDVPPEGKCAAPSTRPALSAPAPRLGVGSSRRMPFPTHRAPPALLTRVPSGGPSRYCGGPGRHLLYLGRPEGYRGRALKRVDVEKTQLPPKPPLVSPSSQPAVPNGSHFNF
- the SEMA6C gene encoding semaphorin-6C isoform X6, which translates into the protein MPRAPHFMPLLLLLLLLSLPHTQAAFPQDPLPLLTSDLQGTSPLSSWFRGLEDDAVVAELGLDFQKFLTLNRTLLVAARDHVFSFDLQAQEEGTGLVPNKYLTWRSQDMENCAVRGKLTITSLQQEGEELSGQARCPFDATQSNVAVFAEGSLYSATAADFQASDAVVYRSLGPQPPLRSAKYDSKWLREPHFVHALEHGDHVYFFFREVSVEDARLGRVQFSRVARVCKRDMGGSPRALDRHWTSFLKLRLNCSVPGDSTFYFDVLQALTGPVDLYGRSALFGVFTTQTNSIPGSAVCAFYLDDIEHGFEGKFKEQRSLDGAWTPVSEDRVPSPRPGSCAGVGVAALFPSSRDLPDEVLTFIKAHPLLDPAVPPATHQPLLTLTSRALLTQLAVDGRAGPYRNTTVLFLGSNDGTVLKVLPPGGPSGGREPILLEEINAYSPSRCSGKRAAQMARRVIGLELDTEGHRLFVAFSGCIIYLPLSRCARHGACRRSCLASQDPYCGWHSSRGCVDIRGPGGTDVDPTGNQEFTEHSDCQDGATGSQSGTGDSAYVLLGPGPSPETPSPPSDAHPWPQSSTLGAHTQAGVRRDLPPASASLSVPIPLLLACAAAAFALGASVSGLLVSCACRRAHRRRSKDVETPGLPRPLSLRSLARLHGAGPELPPSKDGDSAQPPQLYTTFLPPPDGVAPPEVACLPTPESTPELPVKHLRHAGGPWEWNQNGNNAKEGPSRARGVSAAGGPAPRVLVRPPPPGCPGQAVEVTTLEELLRYLHGPQPSRKGAEPPAVAALTSRALPPEPVPTPAPSLFAGSSLLPRECSLPLRLDVPPEGKCAAPSTRPALSAPAPRLGVGSSRRMPFPTHRAPPALLTRVPSGGPSRYCGGPGRHLLYLGRPEGYRGRALKRVDVEKTQLPPKPPLVSPSSQPAVPNGSHFNF
- the SEMA6C gene encoding semaphorin-6C isoform X7 codes for the protein MPRAPHFMPLLLLLLLLSLPHTQAAFPQDPLPLLTSDLQGTSPLSSWFRGLEDDAVVAELGLDFQKFLTLNRTLLVAARDHVFSFDLQAQEEGTGLVPNKYLTWRSQDMENCAVRGKLTDECHNYIRVLVPWDSQTLLACGTNSFSPVCRSYGITSLQQEGEELSGQARCPFDATQSNVAVFAEGSLYSATAADFQASDAVVYRSLGPQPPLRSAKYDSKWLREPHFVHALEHGDHVYFFFREVSVEDARLGRVQFSRVARVCKRDMGGSPRALDRHWTSFLKLRLNCSVPGDSTFYFDVLQALTGPVDLYGRSALFGVFTTQTNSIPGSAVCAFYLDDIEHGFEGKFKEQRSLDGAWTPVSEDRVPSPRPGSCAGVGVAALFPSSRDLPDEVLTFIKAHPLLDPAVPPATHQPLLTLTSRALLTQLAVDGRAGPYRNTTVLFLGSNDGTVLKVLPPGGPSGGREPILLEEINAYSPSRCSGKRAAQMARRVIGLELDTEGHRLFVAFSGCIIYLPLSRCARHGACRRSCLASQDPYCGWHSSRGCVDIRGPGGTDVDPTGNQEFTEHSDCQDGATGSQSGTGDSAYAFALGASVSGLLVSCACRRAHRRRSKDVETPGLPRPLSLRSLARLHGAGPELPPSKDGDSAQPPQLYTTFLPPPDGVAPPEVACLPTPESTPELPVKHLRHAGGPWEWNQNGNNAKEGPSRARGVSAAGGPAPRVLVRPPPPGCPGQAVEVTTLEELLRYLHGPQPSRKGAEPPAVAALTSRALPPEPVPTPAPSLFAGSSLLPRECSLPLRLDVPPEGKCAAPSTRPALSAPAPRLGVGSSRRMPFPTHRAPPALLTRVPSGGPSRYCGGPGRHLLYLGRPEGYRGRALKRVDVEKTQLPPKPPLVSPSSQPAVPNGSHFNF
- the SEMA6C gene encoding semaphorin-6C isoform X5 produces the protein MPRAPHFMPLLLLLLLLSLPHTQAAFPQDPLPLLTSDLQGTSPLSSWFRGLEDDAVVAELGLDFQKFLTLNRTLLVAARDHVFSFDLQAQEEGTGLVPNKYLTWRSQDMENCAVRGKLTDECHNYIRVLVPWDSQTLLACGTNSFSPVCRSYGITSLQQEGEELSGQARCPFDATQSNVAVFAEGSLYSATAADFQASDAVVYRSLGPQPPLRSAKYDSKWLREPHFVHALEHGDHVYFFFREVSVEDARLGRVQFSRVARVCKRDMGGSPRALDRHWTSFLKLRLNCSVPGDSTFYFDVLQALTGPVDLYGRSALFGVFTTQTNSIPGSAVCAFYLDDIEHGFEGKFKEQRSLDGAWTPVSEDRVPSPRPGSCAGVGVAALFPSSRDLPDEVLTFIKAHPLLDPAVPPATHQPLLTLTSRALLTQLAVDGRAGPYRNTTVLFLGSNDGTVLKVLPPGGPSGGREPILLEEINAYSPSRCSGKRAAQMARRVIGLELDTEGHRLFVAFSGCIIYLPLSRCARHGACRRSCLASQDPYCGWHSSRGCVDIRGPGGTDVDPTGNQEFTEHSDCQDGATGSQSGTGDSAYGVRRDLPPASASLSVPIPLLLACAAAAFALGASVSGLLVSCACRRAHRRRSKDVETPGLPRPLSLRSLARLHGAGPELPPSKDGDSAQPPQLYTTFLPPPDGVAPPEVACLPTPESTPELPVKHLRHAGGPWEWNQNGNNAKEGPSRARGVSAAGGPAPRVLVRPPPPGCPGQAVEVTTLEELLRYLHGPQPSRKGAEPPAVAALTSRALPPEPVPTPAPSLFAGSSLLPRECSLPLRLDVPPEGKCAAPSTRPALSAPAPRLGVGSSRRMPFPTHRAPPALLTRVPSGGPSRYCGGPGRHLLYLGRPEGYRGRALKRVDVEKTQLPPKPPLVSPSSQPAVPNGSHFNF
- the SEMA6C gene encoding semaphorin-6C isoform X4; this translates as MPRAPHFMPLLLLLLLLSLPHTQAAFPQDPLPLLTSDLQGTSPLSSWFRGLEDDAVVAELGLDFQKFLTLNRTLLVAARDHVFSFDLQAQEEGTGLVPNKYLTWRSQDMENCAVRGKLTDECHNYIRVLVPWDSQTLLACGTNSFSPVCRSYGITSLQQEGEELSGQARCPFDATQSNVAVFAEGSLYSATAADFQASDAVVYRSLGPQPPLRSAKYDSKWLREPHFVHALEHGDHVYFFFREVSVEDARLGRVQFSRVARVCKRDMGGSPRALDRHWTSFLKLRLNCSVPGDSTFYFDVLQALTGPVDLYGRSALFGVFTTQTNSIPGSAVCAFYLDDIEHGFEGKFKEQRSLDGAWTPVSEDRVPSPRPGSCAGVGVAALFPSSRDLPDEVLTFIKAHPLLDPAVPPATHQPLLTLTSRALLTQLAVDGRAGPYRNTTVLFLGSNDGTVLKVLPPGGPSGGREPILLEEINAYSPSRCSGKRAAQMARRVIGLELDTEGHRLFVAFSGCIIYLPLSRCARHGACRRSCLASQDPYCGWHSSRGCVDIRGPGGTDVDPTGNQEFTEHSDCQDGATGSQSGTGDSAYAGVRRDLPPASASLSVPIPLLLACAAAAFALGASVSGLLVSCACRRAHRRRSKDVETPGLPRPLSLRSLARLHGAGPELPPSKDGDSAQPPQLYTTFLPPPDGVAPPEVACLPTPESTPELPVKHLRHAGGPWEWNQNGNNAKEGPSRARGVSAAGGPAPRVLVRPPPPGCPGQAVEVTTLEELLRYLHGPQPSRKGAEPPAVAALTSRALPPEPVPTPAPSLFAGSSLLPRECSLPLRLDVPPEGKCAAPSTRPALSAPAPRLGVGSSRRMPFPTHRAPPALLTRVPSGGPSRYCGGPGRHLLYLGRPEGYRGRALKRVDVEKTQLPPKPPLVSPSSQPAVPNGSHFNF
- the SEMA6C gene encoding semaphorin-6C isoform X3; the encoded protein is MPRAPHFMPLLLLLLLLSLPHTQAAFPQDPLPLLTSDLQGTSPLSSWFRGLEDDAVVAELGLDFQKFLTLNRTLLVAARDHVFSFDLQAQEEGTGLVPNKYLTWRSQDMENCAVRGKLTDECHNYIRVLVPWDSQTLLACGTNSFSPVCRSYGITSLQQEGEELSGQARCPFDATQSNVAVFAEGSLYSATAADFQASDAVVYRSLGPQPPLRSAKYDSKWLREPHFVHALEHGDHVYFFFREVSVEDARLGRVQFSRVARVCKRDMGGSPRALDRHWTSFLKLRLNCSVPGDSTFYFDVLQALTGPVDLYGRSALFGVFTTQTNSIPGSAVCAFYLDDIEHGFEGKFKEQRSLDGAWTPVSEDRVPSPRPGSCAGVGVAALFPSSRDLPDEVLTFIKAHPLLDPAVPPATHQPLLTLTSRALLTQLAVDGRAGPYRNTTVLFLGSNDGTVLKVLPPGGPSGGREPILLEEINAYSPSRCSGKRAAQMARRVIGLELDTEGHRLFVAFSGCIIYLPLSRCARHGACRRSCLASQDPYCGWHSSRGCVDIRGPGGTDVDPTGNQEFTEHSDCQDGATGSQSGTGDSAYVLLGPGPSPETPSPPSDAHPWPQSSTLGAHTQAFALGASVSGLLVSCACRRAHRRRSKDVETPGLPRPLSLRSLARLHGAGPELPPSKDGDSAQPPQLYTTFLPPPDGVAPPEVACLPTPESTPELPVKHLRHAGGPWEWNQNGNNAKEGPSRARGVSAAGGPAPRVLVRPPPPGCPGQAVEVTTLEELLRYLHGPQPSRKGAEPPAVAALTSRALPPEPVPTPAPSLFAGSSLLPRECSLPLRLDVPPEGKCAAPSTRPALSAPAPRLGVGSSRRMPFPTHRAPPALLTRVPSGGPSRYCGGPGRHLLYLGRPEGYRGRALKRVDVEKTQLPPKPPLVSPSSQPAVPNGSHFNF